CTCAGGCAGCAGGACCTCGCACACACCTCAGACGGCCTTCTCCTGCCAGATTTTTCCCATACCGTCCTTGCGGTTCTCCACCCGCATGGCACGGATGAAAACTACAAGGTTCGGGTCCCAGTTGGTGGCCTCTAGGATGTTGATCTCCACGCAGCTGCCGTGGCCGGAGCAGTTCGTAGCGATTTCCCCGGTCTCACAGTGAACTGCGGTCGTCCAGGTTCCCGCCTTGACCTCGCCCGTGGCCTTCCCCCTTCCCTGTCGCGGAGAGTGGAGGGGCCCCCGAGGCGTTGTTCGAGGGTCCAATTACCGGATGTCTGCTTACGCTCGACGTTAGGGATGGACCCCGTTCGGGGCCCCCGGTGCCGGTCTCGGCATCGCCATAGCGGTAACCGTGCGAATCACGCTGCGGGTTGGACGTTCCGGAGGCGCCGGTCGCAGGAGCATCCGCTCCATTCGATAACCGCCAAAGCTCGACGATGGTCGGCCCACAGCCGACCGTGGACCGGATCGTCCAGCATCAGCGGCTCGATCCGTCCTCACATGGCATCAGTGATGATTAACCGGACGAACACATCCGATCAAAGAGACATAATCTAGCCGGTCAGGAGGCCGACCGGAGGAATTCCTCGCAGAAGGCCTGCTTCCCCTGCTCGGCCTCCAGAATCTCGAGGAGCTCGCGCGCCTCCTGCCGGCCCCACGGATTGTTGAGGAACTCCCGGTAAATCAGGGTGAGGCCGCCCCGCAGAACCCGGAAGGTGCAGGCATACAGACTGGAGGATTCGGGGTCCTCGTCCCCACCCTCCCCTGCGGCCAGTTGCAGCATCAGCCACAGAACGTGCTCGGCCTGCTTTGGCGCCAATCCGTCGGCGAGCATGCCCAGCGCCACCGAGGCCACGGCCGGCGCTGGGTCCTTCAGGAACGAGGCCTCAAACGCGTGTCCGTCCATGGCGTGCAGCGCAGCCGGGGCGCCGGTGAGGACGTCCTCCATCAGCCCGTTGAGCAGGTGGGGGGCGGGCAGGCCGCAGCCGCACCGGATCGCAGCCCAGTCGTGTCGGCGAATCTCCGCCCGCGCGATACTCAGCATCTTTCCCAACTCGGTCGGTATCTCCCGCCACTGCCCGCCCGTCCTGAACCGCCAGATCACGCCCTCGAACTGCTGCCGCAGCCGCTCAGGGTACGGACCGTACTCCCTGATCGGCAGGTACGGCTCGATGAACTCCCACTCCGGATCGGCTAGCTGCACTCGCGTCATGCAAGAAGCTCTACCAATCCAGGCCCCACGGCGAGGACGCCTCCCGGAGATTGATCACGACTCGATATACACCCTAGTACACATAAGATCAGCAGATCACACCGAATGAATCTCAAGAGCTCCGGGCACGATTACCACAAATCCGATGTCTTCCATTCGACGCACGCTGGCACGTTCCCGCCTGTCAATAGGAACTCTTTCAGCGCCTCTCGCACAAGCGCGATGGGGACTTCGCAGTTCTCTGGATACTCCATCGGATGCCCGGCGAGAAAATAAGCAGTCACTGGTTCACTTCCAGGCATACCAGCCGTGAAGATGTTCCCCACATCTCCATCCATGAAAGCAATGATCCCAGCGTTTCGGTCGCGGGAAACACCGACCATGACCTCATGGTCGGGGAACCCAGATGGCAACAGCGGCCGATCCAACGAGTGGAGTTGCGCGAGGTTGTGGTCCGCCGGCCCCGACATCAAGTCGTCGATCAGCCTGTCAACGGCCTCCGGAGATGCGATGATCACCGGATCCCGCGCATGCTCTTTCCGATAGTACGCGTCAAGGCTCGTCATCGTTTCCCTCCCCAAGTGACTTGGTCCCATTCGCCATTACTGTCCATCCAGTGGACCGTCAATTTTTTATCCCCAAGCAGCGCATTCATGAGGCCGTCCTGACAGCCAAGGACTGGTGCCCCGCAGGGGCCGCCCGGGTGATTGATCACAATCTCCACGCTTGAGATCGAGTCATCAGCCAGCATCATGGCAGCAATCTTCTGTTCGGCGTGATCAGCAAAGCCAGAACCGGCTCGACCTCTCAGCAGGCCAAGGCCCCGAAGCCTCTCGTTGACGATACCAATCAACTTACTATCCGCCTGACGCATTCCACTGGCAGTCACCATAGGCTCACCATTATTGTCCACACCCCGAGCGACCGTGATGTTGTCGGGAAGTTGAGCGTGCTCGACCTCCCGATCGAAAGTGCCATTGCCGTCAGACCCACACGAATTGTGGACCAAGATTGGCGTGCCGCCTGCCACAACATAGTACGTGTGAAGTTCATCGACAGTCAGGTTGTAGCGGGTGGCAGCCCCTGGTGCCCGCTGGACCTTGACGACGTACGCCGTTTTCCCACTGGCCGTCATGAGCTTGTGGCCGGGGATCAGGCCCGCTGCTGCAGTCCAGCTATGGCTGGTTTCATCCCAGAAAGGGTGCTCTGACGTAGTGTGGATCGTGTCGGCTACACCGTCTGGAAGCCGGATGCTGAGGTCGATCAGATCGCTGTCATCGTGGGCCCAAGTGGCCACGACCGTGCGTGATCCCTCGTCTTCACCAGAGTCAGGATCGGCTGCTTCAACCTTGTCGCCTGCGGTGATCTCGGCGATCGGCTTGGCCGTGCCGCCCTCCATGAGTACGGGGGTTTCAGGCGAGAAGCTGCAGGTGGTGCCGGAGTTTCCGGTGCTTGGTTCGTCCGCGTGAGTCGAGGCACTTGCTGAGGACTCCGCCGCGTCCTGGGGAGTGCTACCCCTCTTGGGGGCCGCTGCGTTAGCGCCCGCCACGTCCTCAGTGGCGGCCTTCGCCGCGCCGCCGGCCGAGGCCGCGCCCTTGGGGCCTGCGGAGCTGGCTTCGCCCGAGGCCTTGGCTGCACCCGAGGCCTTGGCCGCGGCGAAGGCTGCTGATCCCTCGCCCTCCACGGCCGGATGGAAACTGGCTACCGCACCACAACCCATGGCCGCGCAGTCACCGCCGACGGCGCCCGTGACGATGCCCGCCGCCTCACCCGTTGCGAGCACACAGCCCGGCGCAAGAATCGGGGCTCCCGCACAGCCGGTCCAGAGCACGGCCACGACCACGACTACAACCACGACCACAACCACGGCCTCGATGACCGGAAGGGCCTTATTCAGGTAGTGGCCGGTGCAGTCCCAGAATCCGTCACAGTCGTCATCGTCACTACCGCCGCCGCCAGAGGACGTGGTGGTGATCGTCTCGGTCTTTTTCTCCTTCTTGGTGATTGTGGGATGGCCGGGGTTCTGGCCGTAGCCGTCGCAGAGGTCCTTGGGGCAGGCGCCGCTAGGGTCACTCGTGCTGGCGGGATTGTCAGCGGCGTAGGTATAGCCGCCCATCTGGTTGGGGTCGCCGGCCTGAAAGACCGGGTCCGGGCTCAGGAACCGGCCCGTGGCAGAGTCGTAGTTACGGACACCGAGCAGGTTCAGGCCCGTAGAGGTGTCCAGCGGCTGGCCGAGGAATCCGCGGTTCTCGTCCGGGGACACCCAGGAGGTGGGTTTCGGGCCGCGTGTGTTGCCGTAGGGGTCGTAGTAGCGGCGTGTCGCGAGGAGGGTGCCGGCCTCGACGGACGTCGTCGATGTTCCCTGTGCGTTCGGAACCTGGTAGGAGACGGCGCCTGTGCTGGTGCGCGTAATGGTGGTGCCATCTGGGCCTGTGTAGTGGCGCAGGCCGGTCCAGGTCTTGGCCGCGACGTTCAGGGTGATCTGCTCGGCACCGCCGAAGAGGTACAGGATGCGGGTCTTGTCGGTGCTACCGGCCATGCTGGTCTGGATGAGTAGCTGGCCGTCGGCGTCGTACAGGTACTTGCTGGTGTTGCTGGTGGTTCCGGTCGGAGTGGTGACGGCGGCCGTCCGGCCCTCGGCGTCGTATGTGAGGGTCTGGGTCTGGCCGGCGGGGACAGCGCCGGTGGTGGAGGTGGTCCACACCTGGCCGGCGCTGCCGCAGGCGTCCAGCTTGAGCTGAGTGCCTGCGGTGGCGCTGGCGGCCGGGTCGGTCAGGCAGACCGTGCTGTTGGCCGCATTGACCAGGGTGCCGGTGGTGGTTGCCTTCCACTTCTGTGTGGCGTCCGCGCTACAGGTGTCGATCACCACGAGGGTGCCCGCGGCGGTCGCGTTGGCGACCGTGTCCAGGCACATGCCGAGCACCTTGACAGTGCCGTCCGTGCCGACGGTCCACTTCTGCGCGGTGCTGGTGCCCGAGCAGGTACCGACCTGGACCTTGGTGCCGGCGGTGACGGCGCCGCCCGCCGTCTCGATGCAGAGCTTGCCGCCACCGGAGATGGTGAAGCCAGTGGTCAGCGGGCCGGTCGTGGCGACCTTCCGGCTGACGGTCTTGCCGCTGTTCTTGTTGCCGTACGCCGGGTCGGCGTAGCCGTTGGTCCACGAGGCGCTGCCGGTGGCCGGGTTGTTGTTGACCGTGGCACCCGCCTGGTTGGGCAGGTTGGCGGCCGCGGTGCCGTCGGCTCCGGTGTACGCGATGGACTGGGTGGTGTCGGCGAGCGCGTTACCGCCCGGGTCGTGGTTGACCATGCCGGTGCGGTCACCGAGCTGGTCGAAGGTGTATGTCTGCCAGTACGGGGCCGGGCCGCCGACCGTGGTGGTCTTGATCTGGCCGGAGCTGGTGGTCTGGACCTTGGCGGTATTGCAGCCGCCGACTGCGCCCACCGGAGCCGCCGACGGAGAGGTGATCCCCGCGGTGTCCGTCCAGGCCTGGGTCAGGCGCTGGAAGGAGTCGTAGGTGAAGCACTGGGTGTCGTGCGTGGTGTTGTTCTGCAGGTCGTCGATCGCGGTGATCTCGCCGGCCTGGTTGTAGCGGTAATTCACGACATCGAGAGCGGTGGTTGAGGTCTGCGCCATGCTGCTGGTCTGCAGGACCCGGCCGGTCGTGCCGTCGTACTGAGCGAAGGTGGCCAGCTGCTTGCCGCCAGGACCGTAGTTGGTCTGCTGGACGCGGCCGAACGCGTCGTGCACGGTCGTGGAGAGGTAGGCGGGGGTGTTGGCCGCGTTGATGTACCCGCCGAAGGTGTCCAGGTTGCCCTGCTGGGTGTATCCGTAGTCGACGTCTTCCATCGGCAGGTTGCCGTCGGCCTGGTAGTAGGTGGTGGACAGCAGACCGAGCGTGGGTGTGTAGGCGGCGGCCATCGTGTATGTGACGGTGCCGCTCGCGGGCGCTGCGGACTGCCCCGCGGCTGCGAAGCCCTCCGTCGCCGGGATGGTCAGGGTGTTGCCCGTCGGCTGGTAGGCCGTGTTGTAGCCGGTGACGGCCTTGGTGTACGCCTTGCCGGATGCACCGCCCACATAGCGGGTCGAGGAGGTCGGGTACCCCTTGGCCAGGGTGTCGTACACCCAGCTCGCCTGCTGCTTGGCCGGTTCCGGGGTCTCCTGCCACGCGCCGGAGTACTCGCCGGTGCGCCGGTTGTTCCAGTCGTAGGTGAAGGACAGCACCTGGCCGCGCGGGTCGGTGGTCTGGAGCAGGTTGCCGGCGAGGTCGTACTTGTCGAATGTGCTGGTACCGGTGTTGGGGTCGATCTGCGAGACCTTCTGGCCCAGGAAGTTGTACGTGCTGGACCAGGTGTTGCCCGCGTTGTCCTTGACCGTGGCGACCTGGCCGCCCGGCGTGTACGTGTACGTCGTCGTCGCGTTGGCCGCCGGAACCCCGTTGACGGTGCCCTTCTGCCACAGCACCGTGCTGTTGTCGCTGGCGACCACGGCCACTGTGGAGTCGGTACGCACCCGGAACGTGGAGCCGGTCGTGGCCGCCAGGCCCGTCGTCCACTTCGAGACGTTGGACGTGGTGTACACCGCGAGGTTGCCGTCGCTGCCGAACTTGGCGTAGGCGCCGGGGTTGCCTGCGGTGCCGCTGGACCAGATCGTCTTGCCGGTGGCCAGCCCGCTCAGCACCAGGTTGCCGTCCGCCTGCATGACCAGGCGCACGGTGTTCGAGGCGATCGAGGTACCCGAGGGGATGATGTCTCCGCTGCGGAGGGTCACCGTCCCGCCGGTGTTCTTGACCACGCTGCGGACGGTTTGTCCCAGCCCGTTGGTGAACACGGCCGTGGACCGCCCGCCCGCGGAGGGGATGTTGTCCGTCTCGTCGGCGCCGGGGTAGCTGGTCGAGGTGTGCCACTGCTCGATGGCCTGGTGCCACAGGGTCGACCTGGTGGACCGGCCCTGGCCGTCGTACGTCGTGGTGGTCTCGGCCGGGATCTGGTTCTCGTTGGCCGCGAAGAGCGTGCTGGAGGGCCCGGTGGTCGGCTCGTAGTACGGGGCGTACGAGGTGACCGGCCAGCCGTGCGAATCGTAGAACGTGTCGGCCACGATCCGGCCGGTGTCGTTGTCGCCCTGCGGCATGCTCTGCGACTGGCGCGGCTGGAGCATGCCGTCGTAGATCGAGATGCTGGTGGCGTATGTGCCGTCCTCGCGCAGGGTCTTGGTGGTCACCGAGGTCGGTGCGCCGGGCTGGGTGACCGTGCCACCGGGGGCCGCGACGGCGCCCGGGTTCACGGAGTAGCTGAAGGTGCGGTCGGCGCTCTTGCCGGCTCCCTTGTCACGGCCGGGTAGCCACACGGCGGTGCGGCGGCCGAGCGCGTCGTACGTGATGTCGGTCTTGCGCCCGTTCACGTCGACGTGCTGGGTCTCCAGCCCGCGCAGCGGGGAGTGCGTGGAACTGACCACCCAGTTCTGGCTGTTGGTGGTCTTGACCGTGGTGGGGTTGGTGGTCTTGCCGGAGTCGCTCCATGCCGGGGTGAAGTCGGTGTGGGTGTTCTGTCCGGTTGCGTCGAGGGCGTCGGTGATCCGGCCGATGTCGTCGTACTTCATGGCGGCCGTGGGCTGCCAGTTCTCGTTGGTTCCGGTGAAGCCGGTGGCCATCTGCGTGCCGGTGACCGTGGCTGTGGCCGAGACCTGGCCGAAGGTCCCGAGCCCTGTGAGGGTGCCGTCGCCCTTGTAGTAGATCTTCCGGTCGGACAGCAGGTTCGAGGCATCCACGGCCGTGCCGCAGGGCCCCTGGACCACGGTGGCCTGGGCCGGGTACGAGAGCATCTGGGGGTTGGTGGACGGGGCGCTCGCATACGTCGTCGTCGAGCACTTCTCCTGGCTCGGATCGCTGACGTCACCGTGCGCGTCCGTGCGGGAGAGCCGGCCCTGGGCGTCGTACGTCGTGTCCGTCCGCGTGTGCCGCCAGGTCCCGTCCGCGAGTTTCGCGTAGCCGTGGCTCTGGGTGCTCTGCATCCGCCGGGCCACGAGCGGGGGCAAGGTGGACAGGGCCGGTTTGGTCTCGCCCGGGTGCTCCGTCTGCTCCCAGCCGCTCCACGCGGTCTGGGGAACGGTCGCGGTGTCGGTGGAGGTGAAGGGGCCGTTCACGCTGGTGGACGTGATCGAGCCGCCTGCCGCCGTGTAGATGTCCTTCTGGAGCTCGGTACCCGCCAGCTGGTCGGCGTCGGTGACGGTCTGGACGACCACGCCGTCGACCTTGGCGTCCAAGGTCACCGAGCGGCGGGTGCCGTCGGCCTTGTAGTCGCCGTCCATGCCCTGGAGGTACGTGGAGACCGTCTGCGTGACGGGCTCGGGGGCGCGGCCGGTCTGGACCGTCACCGTGCGGAAGCCGCGGAACTGGTTCCAGGTGCGGTACTGGTCGTCCGTGAAGGCAGAATCGTCGCGGTGCCATGCGGCGCCCGCATAACTGTACGTAGCCACGCGGGCCGCGGAACCGGCCGGGGCCGCCGTGCCGTTCGGCTTGTACGTCGACGCGATCGTCAGGTCCGAGGTGGTGACCTGACGGACCGTGACCTTGTTGAACCAGTCCTCGATCGGCTTCGAGGCGCCCGGAACGGTCCAGTACACCGGGTAGCAGGAGTTGGTGTTCGAGTCCGCACTGGCGAAGGACAGCGTTTTGCCCGCACAGGGGGTGAGGTTGTAGTCGACGGCGATCGACTCGCCGGTCTCCGTCTGGATCGAGGAGATGCGGGGGTGATAAAGCGGCGGGGCTGACGGCATCACGT
The DNA window shown above is from Streptomyces vietnamensis and carries:
- a CDS encoding polymorphic toxin-type HINT domain-containing protein, with the protein product MTGHELSKGPMPGRPSGYRPLKPYQAPQPSWPKAGSATVQLGAGAVPSDGAKSTEGAKKSGNGLIKAGALPVWVAPGGSGKASAYGKRPASPAGVRVRVAPHERALEVGVNGMLLALAPSESTEASGEVQVVIDYSTLAKAYGGGYGSRLQLVRMPACALTTPQLAQCRTRTAVPFTNRATADQLTATIRLDTATTEGAGAASMTATSAQASEGTALAVTSGSGGSQGDYAATSLNPSGSWQASGTGSFTYSYPISVPAGLGGNAPSVALSYDSQAVDGETSARNSQSSWIGDGWNYDPGFVERTYRGCGSLRDGNGDKILKGSADNCWTGANAQISFGPHSGVLIPDTKDSDVPGLLRQWKLRGDDGTIVQELSGAANGLQDGTYFRVLTTDGSAAYFGSNHAPAGVGTAAVPQSGTPTDDSTDSAWGEPVFHPQSGDPCYDSAKGKASRCAKPEGWRWNLDFVVSPNGLIQRYDYSTESNYYSLGGGQAADGDFGTLTSYIRGGTLTSISYGYTLDDALAKRTPSAQVLFNSKQRCQPTATFTDCSAGNLKDETSPHWPDTPWDLHCDSTDTTTIPDGATTVPKDVCVIAGPTFWSTTRLDSITTKVHVMEGTTDKGLVPVDSYQLGHVFSDAGGTADPVTGTSVDPEHSGFLQAVMWLQTVQHTGKDTYGNGNSDITLNKVAFTGTEIDNRVNDVMPSAPPLYHPRISSIQTETGESIAVDYNLTPCAGKTLSFASADSNTNSCYPVYWTVPGASKPIEDWFNKVTVRQVTTSDLTIASTYKPNGTAAPAGSAARVATYSYAGAAWHRDDSAFTDDQYRTWNQFRGFRTVTVQTGRAPEPVTQTVSTYLQGMDGDYKADGTRRSVTLDAKVDGVVVQTVTDADQLAGTELQKDIYTAAGGSITSTSVNGPFTSTDTATVPQTAWSGWEQTEHPGETKPALSTLPPLVARRMQSTQSHGYAKLADGTWRHTRTDTTYDAQGRLSRTDAHGDVSDPSQEKCSTTTYASAPSTNPQMLSYPAQATVVQGPCGTAVDASNLLSDRKIYYKGDGTLTGLGTFGQVSATATVTGTQMATGFTGTNENWQPTAAMKYDDIGRITDALDATGQNTHTDFTPAWSDSGKTTNPTTVKTTNSQNWVVSSTHSPLRGLETQHVDVNGRKTDITYDALGRRTAVWLPGRDKGAGKSADRTFSYSVNPGAVAAPGGTVTQPGAPTSVTTKTLREDGTYATSISIYDGMLQPRQSQSMPQGDNDTGRIVADTFYDSHGWPVTSYAPYYEPTTGPSSTLFAANENQIPAETTTTYDGQGRSTRSTLWHQAIEQWHTSTSYPGADETDNIPSAGGRSTAVFTNGLGQTVRSVVKNTGGTVTLRSGDIIPSGTSIASNTVRLVMQADGNLVLSGLATGKTIWSSGTAGNPGAYAKFGSDGNLAVYTTSNVSKWTTGLAATTGSTFRVRTDSTVAVVASDNSTVLWQKGTVNGVPAANATTTYTYTPGGQVATVKDNAGNTWSSTYNFLGQKVSQIDPNTGTSTFDKYDLAGNLLQTTDPRGQVLSFTYDWNNRRTGEYSGAWQETPEPAKQQASWVYDTLAKGYPTSSTRYVGGASGKAYTKAVTGYNTAYQPTGNTLTIPATEGFAAAGQSAAPASGTVTYTMAAAYTPTLGLLSTTYYQADGNLPMEDVDYGYTQQGNLDTFGGYINAANTPAYLSTTVHDAFGRVQQTNYGPGGKQLATFAQYDGTTGRVLQTSSMAQTSTTALDVVNYRYNQAGEITAIDDLQNNTTHDTQCFTYDSFQRLTQAWTDTAGITSPSAAPVGAVGGCNTAKVQTTSSGQIKTTTVGGPAPYWQTYTFDQLGDRTGMVNHDPGGNALADTTQSIAYTGADGTAAANLPNQAGATVNNNPATGSASWTNGYADPAYGNKNSGKTVSRKVATTGPLTTGFTISGGGKLCIETAGGAVTAGTKVQVGTCSGTSTAQKWTVGTDGTVKVLGMCLDTVANATAAGTLVVIDTCSADATQKWKATTTGTLVNAANSTVCLTDPAASATAGTQLKLDACGSAGQVWTTSTTGAVPAGQTQTLTYDAEGRTAAVTTPTGTTSNTSKYLYDADGQLLIQTSMAGSTDKTRILYLFGGAEQITLNVAAKTWTGLRHYTGPDGTTITRTSTGAVSYQVPNAQGTSTTSVEAGTLLATRRYYDPYGNTRGPKPTSWVSPDENRGFLGQPLDTSTGLNLLGVRNYDSATGRFLSPDPVFQAGDPNQMGGYTYAADNPASTSDPSGACPKDLCDGYGQNPGHPTITKKEKKTETITTTSSGGGGSDDDDCDGFWDCTGHYLNKALPVIEAVVVVVVVVVVVAVLWTGCAGAPILAPGCVLATGEAAGIVTGAVGGDCAAMGCGAVASFHPAVEGEGSAAFAAAKASGAAKASGEASSAGPKGAASAGGAAKAATEDVAGANAAAPKRGSTPQDAAESSASASTHADEPSTGNSGTTCSFSPETPVLMEGGTAKPIAEITAGDKVEAADPDSGEDEGSRTVVATWAHDDSDLIDLSIRLPDGVADTIHTTSEHPFWDETSHSWTAAAGLIPGHKLMTASGKTAYVVKVQRAPGAATRYNLTVDELHTYYVVAGGTPILVHNSCGSDGNGTFDREVEHAQLPDNITVARGVDNNGEPMVTASGMRQADSKLIGIVNERLRGLGLLRGRAGSGFADHAEQKIAAMMLADDSISSVEIVINHPGGPCGAPVLGCQDGLMNALLGDKKLTVHWMDSNGEWDQVTWGGKR
- a CDS encoding Imm1 family immunity protein, which produces MTSLDAYYRKEHARDPVIIASPEAVDRLIDDLMSGPADHNLAQLHSLDRPLLPSGFPDHEVMVGVSRDRNAGIIAFMDGDVGNIFTAGMPGSEPVTAYFLAGHPMEYPENCEVPIALVREALKEFLLTGGNVPACVEWKTSDLW